One part of the Deltaproteobacteria bacterium genome encodes these proteins:
- a CDS encoding isoprenylcysteine carboxylmethyltransferase family protein: protein MSDENKQPPGSPEPTDSALAVAGGPTFGRATTETEAGSGSTRPAWSEWSAEDIGERLFEWRDYTPIPLIALVLFACEPSVKSAVLGTLIVVLGELVRIYSVAFIGSVSRTRNVETAGSALITSGPFSYVRNPLYVGNFLITVGLAVFSGVGWIVFVAAALFGFQYYCIVKHEERLLVGRFGTAYEEYMTQVPPWVPTKWPTLENLEWPTTFSPALKSERRTLLAIAFMLISLSLLSGSGRPPV from the coding sequence GTGAGTGATGAGAACAAACAACCACCAGGGTCGCCAGAGCCCACCGACAGTGCATTAGCTGTGGCGGGGGGGCCGACGTTTGGGCGCGCCACTACTGAGACTGAGGCCGGGAGCGGCTCGACTCGCCCAGCCTGGTCTGAGTGGAGTGCGGAGGATATCGGTGAGCGCCTATTTGAATGGCGCGACTACACGCCGATTCCGCTGATCGCCCTGGTCCTGTTTGCCTGTGAACCGTCGGTCAAATCGGCTGTGCTGGGCACGCTGATTGTGGTCCTAGGCGAGCTGGTACGGATCTATAGCGTGGCTTTCATCGGATCCGTGTCGCGGACGCGTAACGTCGAGACGGCAGGGTCGGCGCTCATCACCAGCGGCCCCTTCAGCTACGTGCGCAACCCACTTTACGTCGGCAATTTTCTGATCACCGTCGGCCTAGCCGTGTTCAGCGGTGTGGGTTGGATAGTTTTTGTGGCGGCTGCCCTTTTCGGCTTTCAGTATTACTGCATCGTTAAACACGAGGAGCGGCTGCTGGTCGGACGCTTCGGCACCGCTTATGAGGAATACATGACTCAGGTTCCTCCGTGGGTCCCAACCAAATGGCCCACGCTGGAGAATCTGGAGTGGCCCACGACTTTTTCTCCGGCACTAAAGAGTGAGCGGCGGACCTTACTGGCCATTGCCTTCATGTTGATCTCACTGTCGTTGCTCAGTGGCTCGGGTCGTCCACCGGTCTAG
- a CDS encoding recombination-associated protein RdgC: protein MAIQQGSIALSRYLLIGDGSRPKLSDMADRLGLYQATPVVLDGVKKEEQCGWVRPVGIDGVKVDLPPDHPWDLHDCRVADGVLLRLRIERRKVPATLLQLVYKQRFFAISQKTGKTPGPKERRDLRDEVKAELMGRALPTLSYVDAFWRDQAGVVMLFSSSKKARTLFEGLFRATFADHIGAQLVAMEPLLMGMSAADLADSRVASEAVSRLSLATPVIFAEPSPQ, encoded by the coding sequence TTGGCAATTCAGCAAGGCAGCATTGCCCTCTCCCGTTACCTGCTGATCGGTGATGGCAGTCGGCCCAAGCTTTCCGATATGGCGGATCGGCTCGGCCTGTACCAAGCCACCCCTGTGGTCTTGGACGGCGTTAAGAAAGAGGAACAATGCGGGTGGGTACGGCCAGTTGGCATTGATGGCGTCAAGGTCGATTTGCCCCCGGATCATCCCTGGGATTTGCACGATTGCCGCGTCGCTGACGGGGTGCTCCTGCGTCTGCGGATTGAGCGCCGCAAAGTGCCGGCGACCTTGCTGCAGCTTGTGTACAAGCAGCGTTTTTTTGCCATCAGTCAAAAAACCGGCAAGACTCCAGGGCCTAAAGAGCGCCGGGACCTACGTGATGAGGTTAAGGCCGAGTTGATGGGACGTGCCCTGCCGACCTTGAGTTACGTCGATGCTTTCTGGCGGGACCAGGCGGGGGTGGTTATGCTCTTCTCCAGTAGTAAAAAGGCGAGGACCTTGTTTGAGGGTCTGTTTCGTGCGACTTTTGCCGATCACATCGGCGCACAGCTGGTGGCGATGGAGCCTCTGCTCATGGGCATGTCGGCAGCTGATTTAGCGGATTCGCGGGTTGCCAGCGAGGCTGTCAGTCGGCTATCTTTAGCGACTCCCGTGATTTTTGCTGAGCCATCGCCCCAGTAA
- a CDS encoding response regulator, whose amino-acid sequence MRRNLLVADDSVTIQKVIRIAFHRLPVELVEAASLIEALATVGRARPDAIIVDASLPGVRRPEDFARLRAEAGGVPMLLLIGSYDGVDEAALSQIGFAKVLKKPFESTDIVAAIDQLLGLHAPPPPPPPMRAAPSGPPTSLPPKPLSLGFSEAPAPQVSQASLIGEPMSLFSFEAEPTDPTLGAPAGEPDLGLTPPNRAQHATVVHSDGFPGLPPVNDVNLKETPRPPVMPQTLEGQRGRRVFASSEAPPPPVATDDFDLSFAVFDTDNVEPASVGGARPEPRINVAVPPPPPPPRAAAQVAPPVATPPPQVEPPPTPKAEFAFGGDGTVSATMSQITMAQMPAWVRQAVEDYCERHFKSLAREVLTSELRRLADEKARHLVDN is encoded by the coding sequence ATGCGTCGTAACCTGCTTGTTGCCGACGACTCGGTCACCATCCAGAAAGTCATCCGCATTGCCTTTCATAGGTTACCGGTTGAGCTCGTCGAGGCGGCATCGCTCATCGAAGCCTTAGCTACCGTCGGTAGGGCCAGGCCCGACGCCATCATTGTTGACGCCAGTCTGCCCGGTGTACGCCGACCCGAAGACTTCGCCCGCCTTCGGGCCGAAGCAGGGGGCGTCCCAATGCTCCTCCTGATCGGGTCGTATGACGGAGTGGATGAAGCCGCACTCAGTCAGATTGGTTTTGCCAAGGTGTTGAAAAAACCCTTTGAGTCGACCGACATCGTCGCCGCCATTGACCAACTACTCGGGCTGCATGCACCACCCCCGCCGCCGCCACCCATGCGGGCTGCGCCGTCTGGTCCACCAACCTCATTGCCACCGAAGCCGCTGTCTTTGGGTTTCAGTGAGGCGCCGGCACCTCAGGTCTCTCAGGCATCGCTGATTGGTGAGCCGATGTCCCTCTTTTCCTTTGAGGCGGAGCCGACCGATCCCACTCTGGGCGCTCCAGCGGGGGAACCAGATCTGGGGCTGACCCCACCGAATAGGGCGCAGCACGCCACCGTGGTGCACAGCGATGGGTTTCCCGGCCTACCTCCGGTGAACGACGTCAACCTCAAAGAGACCCCGCGCCCGCCAGTGATGCCGCAGACACTGGAGGGTCAACGTGGTCGGCGCGTGTTTGCCTCTTCCGAAGCCCCGCCACCACCGGTGGCAACCGACGATTTTGACCTGAGTTTTGCCGTGTTCGACACTGACAACGTCGAGCCTGCGTCCGTCGGCGGCGCCAGACCAGAGCCGCGCATCAACGTCGCTGTGCCGCCACCGCCACCACCACCGCGCGCCGCGGCCCAGGTGGCTCCTCCTGTGGCGACGCCTCCCCCACAAGTCGAGCCGCCGCCGACTCCCAAGGCCGAATTCGCCTTTGGCGGGGACGGTACCGTGTCGGCGACGATGAGTCAGATCACCATGGCCCAAATGCCCGCGTGGGTGCGACAGGCCGTCGAGGATTACTGCGAGCGTCACTTCAAGAGTCTGGCTCGGGAAGTCTTGACGTCCGAGCTGAGACGTCTAGCCGACGAGAAGGCGCGGCACCTCGTTGACAATTGA
- the nadC gene encoding carboxylating nicotinate-nucleotide diphosphorylase: MAPIHAIQLTPMITRALEEDWGFGDWTTDICVAATTQAKARIIAKEPTVVAGVEVAAAVFNLVDPSLKVTLRAQNGDQLNRGDLIIEISGAARSLLKAERVALNFLGRMCGIATLTREFVKQLAGTKAQLLDTRKTTPGMRLLEKSATVIGGARNHRMCLTDGVIVKENHIRAAGGISAAVSRLLESLPPTLKIEVETTNLSEVQEALDAGADLIMLDNMSVAEMALAVRTVRGRALLEASGNVRLDTVREIAQTGVNFISTGAIIHSARWSDLSLLFDV, encoded by the coding sequence ATGGCGCCAATTCATGCAATTCAGTTAACCCCGATGATCACTCGTGCTCTTGAAGAGGACTGGGGTTTCGGCGATTGGACCACGGACATCTGCGTGGCAGCAACAACACAGGCCAAGGCCCGCATCATCGCCAAGGAACCCACCGTGGTGGCTGGCGTCGAAGTGGCCGCGGCGGTCTTTAACCTCGTCGATCCAAGTCTTAAGGTCACGCTGCGGGCGCAAAATGGTGACCAGCTAAACCGCGGCGATTTAATCATCGAGATCTCAGGTGCAGCTAGGTCGCTCCTCAAGGCGGAGCGCGTTGCACTTAACTTTCTCGGCCGCATGTGCGGCATTGCGACGCTGACGCGAGAATTTGTGAAACAACTTGCCGGCACTAAAGCGCAGCTTTTAGACACGCGCAAGACGACTCCAGGCATGCGCCTCCTCGAAAAGTCCGCCACGGTCATTGGCGGCGCGCGCAATCACCGTATGTGCCTCACCGATGGTGTCATCGTGAAGGAGAATCACATTCGCGCAGCTGGCGGCATCAGCGCTGCCGTGAGTCGTCTACTTGAAAGTTTGCCACCAACACTCAAAATTGAGGTCGAGACCACTAACTTGAGCGAGGTACAGGAGGCTCTTGATGCCGGTGCTGACCTCATCATGCTCGACAATATGTCAGTCGCCGAGATGGCTCTGGCGGTGCGCACGGTGCGTGGCCGTGCGCTACTCGAGGCCTCGGGCAATGTCAGATTGGATACCGTCCGCGAGATCGCTCAGACCGGCGTTAACTTCATTTCGACTGGTGCCATCATCCACTCCGCACGTTGGTCTGACCTAAGCTTATTATTTGACGTGTGA
- a CDS encoding biotin--[acetyl-CoA-carboxylase] ligase, translating into MTCDSHRRCGRGSHLSKPAVTVHHLKTVDSTSRHAAAMLRGDAAGATHQAPFMIWADEQTAGRGRLGHEWLSPRGNLYCTLVLPPPEAAPEQHGLLPLKAGVITARFIEREFGLRLTLKWPNDILFGGNKLGGILVETSLNGSKFGELLIGIGLNVNHAPDLSDGDYRAVALHTLLGHSVDLAELARKFSEAFVTLWAALPLDRVISAYNEYALTPDELFYRDLNGERHYARLGVLRDDGAQLLQDYQSPDQLIALSHADHGWRWTLQSAEARELVIVDIGNTATKFAYYQDARSESAHWIAPVPHDGGETSLRQALVQLAHRVEGQAVPLHVTSVRPERTKLLMQLASALGWPVVVVGKRPLRRRGDGYLLKDLGIDRLAAIEGWLASLSDNDRRHQDHYGIVVAAGTATTVDAVTVRGQHLGGLILPGLKLALRSLHEAASLLPDINLELELSADAPRQGLGHDTRSAMICAAIEMTAGAVNEVRRRLERQQRRSELSGGIVVTGGWGQQLATRLGGSYKPELILSGARALALGGWR; encoded by the coding sequence TTGACGTGTGACAGCCACCGGCGGTGTGGCAGAGGTTCCCACTTGAGTAAGCCAGCCGTAACGGTCCACCATCTGAAGACGGTCGATTCCACGTCGCGCCATGCGGCTGCAATGCTGCGCGGTGATGCAGCGGGCGCCACGCATCAGGCCCCGTTCATGATTTGGGCCGACGAGCAGACGGCCGGCCGCGGGCGTCTTGGCCATGAGTGGCTCAGTCCGCGCGGTAATCTCTATTGCACGCTGGTTTTGCCACCGCCGGAAGCCGCTCCGGAGCAACATGGACTGCTGCCGCTCAAGGCTGGTGTCATTACCGCTCGTTTTATCGAGCGAGAGTTTGGCCTCCGCCTCACTCTCAAGTGGCCAAATGATATTTTGTTTGGCGGCAATAAACTCGGCGGTATTTTGGTCGAGACCAGTCTAAATGGATCTAAGTTTGGTGAATTATTGATCGGCATTGGCCTCAATGTGAATCATGCTCCCGATTTAAGTGACGGCGATTACCGGGCCGTCGCGCTACATACGCTCCTAGGCCACAGCGTCGACTTAGCTGAGTTGGCGCGGAAATTTTCTGAGGCTTTTGTCACGCTGTGGGCCGCGCTGCCACTTGATCGTGTGATCAGCGCCTACAACGAATACGCGCTGACACCGGACGAATTGTTCTATCGCGACTTGAACGGTGAGCGACACTATGCCCGCTTGGGTGTCCTGCGCGACGACGGCGCGCAACTACTACAAGACTATCAGTCACCAGATCAACTGATTGCCCTTAGCCACGCTGATCACGGTTGGCGCTGGACGCTGCAAAGTGCCGAGGCGCGCGAGCTTGTGATTGTTGACATTGGTAACACGGCTACAAAGTTCGCCTACTATCAAGATGCACGGAGTGAATCAGCACACTGGATAGCGCCGGTGCCGCACGATGGCGGCGAGACGTCGCTCCGGCAAGCTCTGGTCCAGCTGGCTCATCGCGTCGAGGGTCAAGCAGTCCCGCTGCACGTCACGTCGGTGCGGCCCGAGCGCACCAAACTCCTCATGCAGCTGGCTTCCGCCCTCGGCTGGCCCGTCGTCGTTGTCGGCAAGAGACCGCTGCGGCGCCGCGGCGACGGCTATCTCCTAAAAGACCTAGGTATCGATAGACTCGCTGCCATTGAGGGATGGCTCGCCAGCCTCAGTGACAACGACAGGCGCCACCAAGACCACTACGGCATAGTCGTTGCCGCTGGTACCGCGACGACGGTCGACGCCGTCACTGTGCGTGGGCAGCATTTAGGCGGCCTGATCCTGCCAGGCCTCAAGCTTGCGTTGCGCAGCTTGCACGAGGCAGCAAGCCTACTGCCAGACATCAATTTAGAGCTTGAGCTTAGCGCCGACGCGCCCAGGCAAGGATTAGGACATGACACGCGCAGCGCGATGATCTGCGCCGCTATCGAGATGACCGCTGGCGCGGTGAACGAAGTGCGGCGGCGGCTAGAGCGTCAGCAACGACGCTCTGAACTCTCTGGAGGCATTGTAGTCACTGGGGGCTGGGGTCAGCAGTTGGCGACGCGACTTGGAGGCAGCTACAAACCAGAACTGATTCTAAGTGGGGCACGCGCTCTAGCTCTGGGTGGCTGGCGCTAA